The stretch of DNA AAGTCATTTAATAGCAATTTGCTTGGAAGAACTTGCAATTTCTAAACAAGCATATAGACTAACATACACCAATTCGAGAAGGCTCCTCACAGTGTAAAGGTATGAGGAAGGGTCAACATAAGCAAACATAGCCTTGCATATGCAAAGAGGCTGTTTCCAAATTTAAACCCATGGCCAGCTGGTCACCAAAGCACAACTTTACCGTTGTGCCAAGGCTCAGGCTCAAGAAACAAGcatttaatattaacaaaatataataacataatacGCAGCAACTACAGGATAAGTAAATATAGCAAGTAGCAACTGATAAGCAGTCAAGAACAGCAAGCAATTTACTACGATTCTTATTAGATACACTATAATATTCAACTGAAAAAATCCATTTGAATCTCAAACAAAAAGACCCTCACATCCTGTCTAAATCATAATTAAACTTAGCATTAGACTCATAAGCACGGGTGACTTAGAAAGATAGATAAATTACGCaacaaaataagtaattcatGCATACCCTTATGTAACCGCTTCTTACTAAACCTCGTATTGCAAAGAGCATTACTAGTTCCTTGTCCATCAGAATTTGCCATGCCATTAGGCACTACAGCAGTTTGGTTGGTGTGGCTTTCAAATGTAGTCCTAAccaattgattttttcttctcttgtagTAGCCATCAGAGAAGGCAGTTTGGCCATTGTCATCAGTGGAGACAGACACATCACACGAATTTGATGTTGCAACCAATTGATTTGTTTTGGGCTTTATATATACTATTCTCTTCGTATTCAAAGAAAGAGGATTGCCTTCGTTTACTTCAACTTGACTCTCCCCATTATCGGATGGAACAGGTTGGTTTTCTAGAATTTCACAATGCTTCAGTGCATCTTCAGAAGAGTTCTGtgcattattattaatttctataaatGTTTTAGGATCAGATACATTTTCACAGGAACCACCAGAAGGTTCTACCAATGAGGAAGATGTATTTTCCTCTGATTTGGTGTCAATTGGTAGTGGAGGTGTTCTCTGCCTCTGCCTCTGCTGAGAATATGTTGCTCCTGCTCTCAGGTACATTGGTTGATCTGTCACGTCAGCCCTGCTTTCAGATTTAGTGCTTTTTGATATTTCACCAAAGCCCGAAGAAGATGACTTATTAACAGAGGAGATTTGAGGTAGAGCAGGAACTGGGGTAGGTTTCCTTACAAGACTGTTTCCTTTACGAACATACGAGGTATTTTGAAAGTTCCCTTTCCTTTCCAGAATTGGCCTTTTGGGAGGAACTGTTCTTACTGAATTGATTCTAGGTACAGAAATAGGGGGATTATTACCTGTCCGATGCCAAGTTCGAGGCTTTGACACATGAGTTGAAGAGGCAGATGTCTTCGTCTCCGACTTCAAAAAGGTAAAAGAATGACCTGGAAAAGTTTTGGGAATGACACTACCTGACTGATTTTTGGTCCCACTCAACCCAAAACGATATGAATTTAGAGCCTGAGTTGTAACTTTGGAAGAAACTTGGGATGGTTCTgaaattgttttctttgttaTCATATTACTGTGTCCAAATGCACTATCTGACCTACTATTCTGTATCGTCTGATGTACCGACGAAGTATTTTCTTCAACCccacaaatattttcatcattgATAGCTGTGAATTCTAAAGACCTTCTATCCGGTACTTCAGATGCCATCCCTTGAGAAAAGATATCTGATAATGCGCCAGGTGCATCCACAATGAATTCGTCATTCGAATTACTTGTAGTGACTTCATCACCACTAGTTGGACAGGACATAAGGTTCTGCTGAGCAAGCAAATCATTCTTAACATTGAGATCATTAGGTTCCATGTCAGGTCTTGGTGACCTTTGCACAAAGTCTCTATATTGATAATTTCCCTTAACGGCCTGTAAATCAGTCTTTTCTCCCAATGTATTTCCAACACCTAAAACACCAATTTGAGTATTACTCACAAGCACAACCGGAGTAATGTTTTCTTTGCACTCACCTTCCAATGGTGAGAAGTGATCGTTTTGAAATGCCAAGTCCTCACATGGTGAAAAAGAGACTATGTCTGAGTGTTGTAATTCCGAATACTCGGAACTCATGGTTTCCCTATTTGCATCAGTAGAGTCAAAAGATCCTCCACTAAAAATATTGTCAGACATTTTGGTAATACTCTCTGAATAAGGCATTGACTGAACAGAAGACGGTATGCACATACCCATGCTTGACAAAGCAAATTCTTTCTGATGTTCTTGGTTATCATTGAGATTGACTGGAGTTTCCACATCAGATGTGGTGGTAACCACAATAACAGCACTGATTTCTGATTGACATTGAGTGAAATTTGGGTTAGCTGTGACTTTTTTCCTTTTAGAAGATGGTGAAACCTCATTTGCATCATCATTGTTGTTATTTGCAGCATAAAACTGAGTCTCTAAAAACTCCCCTTCCTCATGTAAAGCAGTAACCCCATCCAAACCAGTTATTGAGTCAACATCGTTTTGAACAGACTGATCTAAAACTATAGAAGCAGATGGATCTTTCGACATTAGACCCGTGCCTCCATCCACATTATTAGCAAGGCTAACAGGATTTACATGATCTGGAGATAAGGACTCCATCTCTGaactcaaaatatttaattgtgttctagcttttctcttttttatcttctttgtGTTCCCTTCACCAGATCCAGCTAAAATATTAGAATCTGGGAATGTTTTTTCTGTCTCACAATTCTCAGGGTGCATGGTGACATCACCATGGGCCAATTGGTTCCCAGCATCATGCATGATACCAGAGCCGTGAACAATACAATCTTCTAAATTAGATGATCCATTATCAGAGCCTTGCTTCAGTGCACTGGAATGTTGTAGGCAATCTAGACCATCTTGAATCCTAATTTTTCTTGAACTCGAAAAAGTATCGCtggtttttaatatttcatcCCCTGCATCTACAAGATTGTTATTCAGTGGGGATTGTACATTTGAATAATTCCCAACTGATAGAGACCCTTCATTCTGACTTAATTGCTTATTACCATAATCCATGTGATTGACTTCAGAAATAGTACTCCCACTTAAGAATTCAGTAACCGTGTCAGTACCTGGAACAGAATTATTTGCACCTAAACAATCGGAAGTATTTGCATTATCatgcataaaaataatatttccatTATCAAAGACATCATTATTAACATCTAAACAACCTGAATCACTCTTCTTATCTTCACTACTAGAAGCACGAGATggaaattttgaaatgtttcCATCTCTTTCAATTTCAAACCTGGATACTTCCCTATTATCAGAATCTTTGTCACTCTCACAATCTTGCGATGTGGAATCTGGCCCCAAACTCAGCTGCGGTAAACCTCCCTCTTTATCTTCTTTCAATACATTACCTTCCTTTGGCAAAGAATGTAAACAGTCTGGCACTTCCTCAACGATGTTGCTTTTCTCATCTGAATTAGCTTCAATTTTCTCAGGATTAGAGGCCGTTGACGAAACCAGTGCAGCACTCTCGACTTCCACGGTTCCAGGAAGCCTTTCTGCCGGCAGTGAATTCGGCACAGATGTCATAGAGTTTAAACAAGCTTTCCTCTTCACCATTCTCTTAACAATTCTCTTCTTCTTGACAACCGTTATGGTCGATTTACCAGAACAGACATTGCCAGCTTTAACTGAATTTGGCACCGCATTTTTCCCACGAGAATCATCAGCCTCCCTGGTGCGAGACCGAGAAGAACTATTCTTAACACTCTTCCGCACATTAACCTCCTTCCTCAAACCAGACCTATCATTCCCTTTGCAAGGCGACCTATTTAAATCCACAACCACAACGGAAGACATTCTATACGGCTGCTGCAAACCAGAGTAATAGCCATCAGAGCCCGAAACCCTTTTATTCTTCTCCCCAGAACCCAAATCCGAATCTAAAACCGGCGTCACATTCAAATCAGGAACAGACACTGAACTCGAAGGCGGCGCAACAATAGCCTTGGCCACCAGAGAATTGGACTCAAACGAGATATCAATCTCAACAGGGctcccttctctctcttccccCTTCACCCCATGAGCCAAATATGGCTCCTTTCCCCTGAAAAAGCCATTGCTACCTTCAGGTCCATAACCGGGGTACCGTAACTGCTCAACCTCACGGTTCCTATGATTAGGTTTAACAGTCTGAATCCTAAGAAGCGCGCTCTTCTTCTGCACCTGTTTCTTAGGAGGAGTACGTGCGAATTCATGACCACGCTCTCTACTATTCCCTCTACTATACCTATCCACATTATCAGAACCATGATAATATTTGTCACTGTTACTACCCTTGCTAACTAAATTAGAAGAAGACTCGTGCAACTCTCTtcccctctccctctccctctctctaTCACTCATCACCCACCTCTTGCTCTCCACCCGGGACCCTCTACCGGCCACGTCAGTGTCACATTCCACGCTGTACACGCGCACGTAGGGTGCTGGCTCTACGTCGCCCTGGCTAGGCGCGTGGTAGTCACCGCCGCCCCACGCGAGCGCCTCCCTGGGGTTTTGCTCGTAGGCATCCACCACGAGGCGGTCACGGCGCCCAGGGTCATAGCGGAGGGTTTCGATCGGGGGAGGCGGCGGCGGGGGagggcggtggtggtggtggtggaattCGCGATCGAAATCATCAGTTCTAGGGTTAGGGTTCCAGGGGATGGCGGTGGTGCGGCGAGGAAGGAGGTCGTAGGTGAGAGAACGTGAATCGTCTTCGAGGGTGCGGTGGGGGAGAGATGTGTGGTGGTTGAAAGAGaattgctgctgctgctgctgttggGGTTGGGGAGTGGAAGGGGTGTAGGGTTGCGACAGGGGAGCCGCGTGGAGGGTGCGGTGGTAGGAGAGAGGCGGCGGCGGCGCTGGCGGCGGCGGTGGGAGGTTgctatggtggtggtggtggtgatgcgATTGAGGGTTAAGGGAAGTGTAGCGGGTGGTGCGGTGGTCCTGagggtggtggtagtggtggtggagGAAGTGGTGTTGATCCATTCGATCGGAGCGTGGATTCGAACGAATCGGAGatttgattgattgattgaATGGATGTGAATCGAGAATTTGGGATATGAGATGAAAGGTTGTGTGTGAAAGGAGACGTATTCAGAATTTATGCGGTTTCTTTATTATTCAATTCGATTCAATTATTGGTTATGCCTCGTAGGACTGGGTTACGTAAAGCTTCTGTCTTTCTGTTTCGGATCATCGTTACCAgctcttgtttttcttttcttttttgttttttttttctttaaatttatcattttgatAGATTTTCCTGTGTGATTGTGTTTTTGGTGAAGATTTGGTTTTTAGGATTTAGGTCAGAACTGATGCGAAGTGTTGATTTTTTTCAAGGTAGACTAAAATCTTAAAGACTTTTcatttaagtgaaataaaaacggtaaaaaccAGTCAATTTCAATGAAATAATGATGATAttctaagaaaaagaaaatgtacggctatatttaaattagtttgattcttttaataaatattagcGAACACACATACGCTGTCGCGCATGTATatccacatttttttaatttttataagattaataatatttatttttaaaacatatataataaattttaaaatagttgttaaataaaataattgttaaaaaaatatttttagagtaacggtcaaaataaaaaaataaaaaaaaacggttaaaaataaactaattataaaataattaatttttaaaatattaattaagggtaaaattggaaaatgaaaagtggacacaaaaagaagaatcccctttatatattgttatagatatataaaataaaaaattaatagatattttaggattttattttattttatactctcttttaatatattaggAATATATTAGGAATatcttgaatatattcaaaggTGATATATTAGgatataaaaattgattattttaaaacaataatagaatatatttaacctaataagtaaatttcaatgaaatagtgatattataagaagaaaaagatatgCCGAATTGTGTTTAAactagtttgattttttttaataaatatgtaaaaaatgtaTAGATATTTTAggatcttttttttcttttgtatcaCCTTTCAacatattaagaaatattttgaaaatattaagaaaacatATCTTAAGatctaataattgattattaggttaaatatgtgttccgtcatgaaaattgaaattattaaatctttaaattttgatctaatttagtctttcaactttagaaatgtgtggatttagtcatttttaccaaaatttgttgagtttatttgacatttcaaacgtatttcataataacatttgaattgtttatatcatttgattttttttgcttCAGTGTTAGTTAaaaaactatcatgaaacatgtttcAAATGTCAAATAGATTTAactaaatttggttaaaaggactaaatccatgcatttataaagttgagggactaaattgggtcaaagtttcaaaaaatgaCCAATTCCAATTTTCGCTGAAAgttaaaccaaaaacatatttaacccttgattattttcaaaaagattTCAATCAAATATGTTTAACATACATATGTATGTTTATCCATGGTTTTAAGAAACTATAAATACAACATACAATTATAGGTAGTAGTCATTGAATTCTCTCATTCACTATTATATACTCATATATTCTACAATTCCTTAAAACTCTTATTGACTTGAGCGTTGGAGAGTCTTTTACAGGTATATTAGCAAATATGCTAGCTCTAATCCCATAGTGGATACCAAATGTTCTTACTGGATTTGGACAAAATGTTTGTAAGGTGAAAGGAGTGAGATTCTCAAGAGTTGAGTTGATAGCTCAAGAGTGAGAAATTGATCAATGTTGTTCGAAGATTAAAATACATGATGTGTAGTATTGCTTGTATGTGCTAAATTGATTTGTATTCATACATTATGTGTGTCAACGAAAGTAGTAAGTCTAGTAAATGCAAAGGCTAAATCTTAGCATCAAACAAGTTTAAGGATTAGACGAGTCAAGGTGTCAGACGAGTTTAACAATAGAAATCATTAGGTGAATGCATTAGATGACCTAAGTATCTATGTTAGAGAAATAAAGTGTTAGATGACTAAGGCATTAGACAACAAAGGGTTAGACAACCTAAGACAACTTAAGTCACTAGACGACCTAAGTGTCAGACAACCAATGTCTTAGATAAGCCAAAGCAGCTTAAGTCATTAGACGACCTAAGTGTCAAATGAACTTTGATGTTGAAATATTTATGACGTGCTTTGAAACAAGTTTTTGATCTCTAATTAAtcattcaaattaatatattgatACAATTGTTTGAAACAGAGATTCAATGAAATGAATTACAACGAATAGTATCCTTCTGAAAGAAGTAAGTTTTTAAATCAAACGTTCAAATGAAATTAGTATTGAGAAATATCTTATGAAGTTGTAACCTGTGAGCTTTATTCTCCTTTGAGAGAGTGTCATTTGCTTATTGTTGTAATTAAGAGTTCTTGATCTCAAGGGGAGATTGAGAAGGATACCTAGAGAGGTTGATACTCGGTGTAACTTGGAGAGGTTTGTACTCGTGTACTTAGAGAGATTGAAACTCGTGTAACCTAGAGAGGGTGATACTCGTTCAAGATTAAAGTTATTGATTAGTGGAACTTCTTAAGAAGGTTGCTTAAGGGACTAAACGTCGCCTTAAGTAGATGTGAACCGGTATAAATTTGTTGTGTGCATTCTCTTTATCCTTACACCTCTATTTTCAAGTAGTAAATTCGTTTGTAATTATATACTTATGCgcatgttttgaattttttttaggcTTTATTCATCCCCTTTCATTAAGCCACATTACACCAACATCTACATATGCATGTTCCCAATACAATTAAGCTTGGATGCCTCAACATCCATAAGCTACCAATACAATTAAGCTCGAATGCAATTGACATCCGCAAGCTACTAATATAATTAAGCTTAGATGCATTCAACAACTACAGGCTACCTAACTAAGCTTGAATGCATCAATATCTGCAAACTATTAATACAATTAAGCTTGTATTCCAGATATCTACAAGTTACTCGTTAAAGCTTGGATCTCAGATATCCACAAGCTACTCATTAAAGCTTAGATCTCCAAACATCTAAGAGTTACTCATTAAATCTCAGATTCCATATATCTATAAGGTACTCGTTAAAGCTCATATCCTTAGATATCTACAAGctacatacaaaataaaatcaattaaagctTGGATCCAAGTCATCTTATGTCTACTTAAAACACGTTAAATTAAAGTCATTTAATGTATTCCATTAATCATATCAAAGTAATCCAAATTGAATATGTGGAAGtcattttgaaataaatgaCCACATTGGGTGAAAGTAATCATCCAAAACCATTTTGAAAATACAATTAATTATCCATGTTGATATTAAGTTAATGGTAAAACATGTTCATTCATTATTGGATCTATTGCAtcttgtcaacacccaatttcgtttAGGAAAATAAGtttgttcttaaaaaataataaaaaatatatgtttttaattaatgatagaaaaaacaaaaaaaaagggaaaaaaagtgtaatattttttctttaaactttctagcattaaaagaaaaaaaagaaaggagaacccaatttgtttttaattgtcaCATTCTTTATATGAGCCCAAatgttttatacatatttaCACTCCTCACATGGCATGTTAGAAAAGGATATTTTAAAATCTCTGTTTTTTAAAGAAGggtacaattttaataattaaaagcaaatattcccggtaataatatttttagagaaGGGTACGgttttaataattagaagcaaatattctcgataataatgtttttcaaagaattgtatgattttaataattagaagcaaatattcCTGGTAAtcattagaatcaattatatgaatattatgttatgatttgagTTACGTAATATGTTGCATCAGGATCTTCATGTACCAGAAAATATATGATTCTAATCATTACAGGCaatatttcttaataatttataattaataccCTAGATATTATGCGAcgatttaatttctataatatttttcatcgggaccaattccttcctcatatatttcattataattaaagacGAGGATTACAGTGGTTTCCCAAGGTGtctatataagcacaaaatcTCTCCAATGCAAGACACACAAAAAAATTCCACACTTCTCTTCCTTTTTCTCATTACCATAGCACACACAAAAATAGGATCACCTCTATATCCTCTCAATTGGATTTGCTCTATTTATGGCCTTGAAAGGTAAGTTCTTTTCTGCTTCTAATGTTTTTCATGTATTTatgagaataataaaattaatgggtTGTGAATTTTGATGTCATTACTCTGTTACAATATCAAGTGTATGATTGTTGACTCAATATACTACTGAACGTGTTTGGGGTATGATGTTATGTAATTTAAGGACTGAATTCATGATTGATATGTGTCGTATGACAACATTATAAACTCCTTTGTAAGCTCTTAATTCTcctctttttaaaaaataaaaacaaaaattataaattgtactctttttatatataatttttggaaATCATGTCAAGTGTTGGATTTGTTtgataacttaaatatttttattttgttgaatcTCAGATTctctttataataaaaaaaattcaaatctaaaattaaaaatatcaaccaacaaatattcttttataaagaACTTCGTTATCCCTGATTTTCTAGATGGAAATACGTAAGAGTGAGGTAAAATCCTTGTCGaacctaaaaaaataaaaaaaataataataattttgtttgtttctttattattttgtatatgtatttattttgtttgatttttggggaacaacaaatattttaaaaagctACTTTTATTTTGCATACTTAATTAAAGGGAACTGTCTTAGGACAGACGTTATGAGGTGCTAATTCCTTCCCCACACATAACTGACTCCCaaacccaaatttggtttcaaagttttttttttttaatttttgtatatagttttccataataaactatggtggcgactcctctgtaccttttaaattattttcatcattccgccgcgatttcggttgcgacacaTCTCATTTACATTTAGCTTGGAAGGCTTGTGTACTACCCtaaaaaatattaggaaaaTATTTGTGAGATACTTAATATTGTTGGTgttagggatggcaatgggACGAGGACAAGTTTCGGAATCTCATACCCATCCCTATAAAAAACTTCATtcacatccccatacccaagcCCAATGGAtattaaacttttgtcccatccccatcccacCGGCGTTACTCATACTCATATCCACTTTCTTACtgtttcaatatcaattaattaattttcataaaataatataaaattacagtaaaggaaatataaaattatcaaatatttagtattAAGTATAGgtttgtttctttgatatcaaatatttagaaagaaattataattgtatacatttcaaattagaataccaaacaaaatttcataaaaaccaaaacatttattaaatttgcaataGAATACcaactaaaatttcatgagaaccaaaacatttattaaatttgcaaacattaatgaaacctagttgataaaatttaaaaatattttaaaaaaaatataaaaggaaaacaaatatccaaattaaaatatgttttaaaagtctatttactttaattttttaaattctaatgaatatcttttttatacactaataaaaattataatacatcacttaatcaaaatcatgtaaagaataaagattgaagtaataataataaattttcagcataggtcttgtatcttttgaacttcaatatatattggatgatgataaaaaaaggattcatagcaattatattaaatttttatattatagtaaataaaatttatttatacaattataatgacaaaattaaagttggataatgagttagaaaaaaaaaatagttatataaaatataaaaaaatagtattcgacatgataaaaataaacaaaaaatacaaataataaaaaagtttcaaatatATGTCTTGgaaaaaatttgagatattattgAATGAAATTGCACAAAGGAAAGCATACATATAATTACatgtatgataagatgaaaaataccttagaaatttttttaaatatcaacatagtcaatgattgagaaataacgaaaattgttttagcaaaaaaaaaagttcttcaaatgaaaccaaaattaataataatagagcaaagaagataaatttttaatattacctagtaaatgaaagattCATGTTATTAAACACTTGAATTGAGAGTGtttaacattttcatgtgaaaggaagatatataataaataaaaatattaaaacaatagaaatattcaaatatgagacataaaaattatttaattaacatacatcaattgaacataattggataaaggttatgataagacgaacaatatattggagatgcaaaagaatttcataaaaaacaaacaaatagaagaattaaacaataaaaattgtgtagtaattaatatatatatatatatatatatatatatataatattaataaattgactatgaatatttttataatttaaacgGGAATGGAGATATGGTGGGGAcaggtattatggcgggtatggGGACGGAGACGGGACGAATATGTACATCCAATGGTAGATCTTTACCAGTAAATTTGAagggaccaaaataatatatttaaaatttatatatttaattattgttattaatttaacaaaaatgtatataattaagtattgaatttctatttagaaaaattatagtttttaagttgtattttatgtataatccattttaaataaatttttctaatttcatctatttcacttttttatttattggatACTCTCATATTTGAGAATGTCTCCTAGTTAAgtttcaaagaattaatatgaaactccaACCTATAATTCTTCGAATATTAAGAAATGATTCATCTAATTTGATCATTGGATCTTATTATCAtgtttgaaaatatgtaaagaagTAAATCTATCTTGTTTCCATCTTAACATATATCTTCCCTTTActcactttaaaaaaatgattatattattttatttttcatcaatatacttatttaaaaaaatttaagactaaaaataatttatcaaaatttagtcgAAAATTGAGAGACGTAACTACTAAAAGAATTATATGATGATCaagcaaaaactaaaaaatggttatgaaaaaacatatattatataacttttccttctatattcataaaatataaatatacaaaacaattatgagactaaaaaataatgacttttaaactaatatttcagtATCAAGAGATAATAGAGAATAACATTTCTATCTTAAAACGGGGACGAGGACGGGGTGGGTAtatacatccccatacccaattgaaaaagtcagagattcccatacccaattgaaaaagtcggggattcctaTACTCATATCCGTACCCAGTCAGTGCGGAGATTCCTTGTCAAAATAGGACAAGTTCAGGTAATACTCACGGGGatgagtttatttgtcatctctagttGGTGCAAGATGACTCTAGAACGAGGTTGAATAGAGTCTATAAACATTTTAAACGTTATGTGCAGATATAAAGGGATtaagacaaaatataagaaatagaCTATACACACAAAATTTATACTACTTCAGTCTTAACACAAGGATACATTCAATCTTTTAAGCACCTAGCTTAAGAAATTCCACTAATGAAATATCCTAATTTGATTACACTGAATATTAACCTCTCCAAGTATCACAAGTATTAACCTCTCTAGATATTGCAATTATCAACCTCTTCAGGTATCATGAGGTAAGTGAGTACAATCTCTCCATATAACAAGTATAAACCTCTTTTGGTATAACCTTCTTAATCTTCTTCTGAGAATAAGAACTCTCAAGTATTAATGAAAAAGACACTTTCAAGTTAAAGAGCAAAATCAAAGTTCGGAGGGTATACTTTACTATATGAAgaatattacaataattaagCTCTTAGCCTAAGTATGTTTACATAAGACTTTTTTAGATTTGACTTTATACACTCAACGTCTGCTCTTCttgtatttgttctttttccTCTTGATTTCTTTGTATATTCACTTCgtgctttttatttttgtgcatGTAGATatctttcttttcatctttGTATTGTtccttaatttataaatattttgttggtTAGAGTAGTTGAtgttgaaattatattttgatttaatttagaaCCTTTGATGTGATTATATGactttttatcaataattgagactttattttgattaagataatcactttaactaaaattaatcaaaaattgtactttggttaattagctttttacttgATAAAAAGGCAAAAGAATATACATGATTAGACATGGTAAAATTTagttgagactgtactttgattaatagtgaggatgccaacaaaatCAAgattttacattgattaatttgaaaatctaagacaataattaattaaacaataatctttagataaccaatAATGTTGTTGTAGTTGAGTAGTATTCATTTGATCACGTCATTGAAAAATTTATCAATCTTTAAATGttgtaaaatgaaaatattgattcAAATCAAAAGAGATACAAGAATGAATAAAAGAAGTTCATCCCCAATGCCAAGCGTCACACACCTTCAAAGTTCTTTTGCCTAACCATTTCCGCCTGGCGAAACCATCCCCAATGCCAG from Vigna unguiculata cultivar IT97K-499-35 chromosome 8, ASM411807v1, whole genome shotgun sequence encodes:
- the LOC114193719 gene encoding uncharacterized protein LOC114193719 isoform X1 — encoded protein: MDQHHFLHHHYHHPQDHRTTRYTSLNPQSHHHHHHHSNLPPPPPAPPPPLSYHRTLHAAPLSQPYTPSTPQPQQQQQQQFSFNHHTSLPHRTLEDDSRSLTYDLLPRRTTAIPWNPNPRTDDFDREFHHHHHRPPPPPPPPIETLRYDPGRRDRLVVDAYEQNPREALAWGGGDYHAPSQGDVEPAPYVRVYSVECDTDVAGRGSRVESKRWVMSDRERERERGRELHESSSNLVSKGSNSDKYYHGSDNVDRYSRGNSRERGHEFARTPPKKQVQKKSALLRIQTVKPNHRNREVEQLRYPGYGPEGSNGFFRGKEPYLAHGVKGEEREGSPVEIDISFESNSLVAKAIVAPPSSSVSVPDLNVTPVLDSDLGSGEKNKRVSGSDGYYSGLQQPYRMSSVVVVDLNRSPCKGNDRSGLRKEVNVRKSVKNSSSRSRTREADDSRGKNAVPNSVKAGNVCSGKSTITVVKKKRIVKRMVKRKACLNSMTSVPNSLPAERLPGTVEVESAALVSSTASNPEKIEANSDEKSNIVEEVPDCLHSLPKEGNVLKEDKEGGLPQLSLGPDSTSQDCESDKDSDNREVSRFEIERDGNISKFPSRASSSEDKKSDSGCLDVNNDVFDNGNIIFMHDNANTSDCLGANNSVPGTDTVTEFLSGSTISEVNHMDYGNKQLSQNEGSLSVGNYSNVQSPLNNNLVDAGDEILKTSDTFSSSRKIRIQDGLDCLQHSSALKQGSDNGSSNLEDCIVHGSGIMHDAGNQLAHGDVTMHPENCETEKTFPDSNILAGSGEGNTKKIKKRKARTQLNILSSEMESLSPDHVNPVSLANNVDGGTGLMSKDPSASIVLDQSVQNDVDSITGLDGVTALHEEGEFLETQFYAANNNNDDANEVSPSSKRKKVTANPNFTQCQSEISAVIVVTTTSDVETPVNLNDNQEHQKEFALSSMGMCIPSSVQSMPYSESITKMSDNIFSGGSFDSTDANRETMSSEYSELQHSDIVSFSPCEDLAFQNDHFSPLEGECKENITPVVLVSNTQIGVLGVGNTLGEKTDLQAVKGNYQYRDFVQRSPRPDMEPNDLNVKNDLLAQQNLMSCPTSGDEVTTSNSNDEFIVDAPGALSDIFSQGMASEVPDRRSLEFTAINDENICGVEENTSSVHQTIQNSRSDSAFGHSNMITKKTISEPSQVSSKVTTQALNSYRFGLSGTKNQSGSVIPKTFPGHSFTFLKSETKTSASSTHVSKPRTWHRTGNNPPISVPRINSVRTVPPKRPILERKGNFQNTSYVRKGNSLVRKPTPVPALPQISSVNKSSSSGFGEISKSTKSESRADVTDQPMYLRAGATYSQQRQRQRTPPLPIDTKSEENTSSSLVEPSGGSCENVSDPKTFIEINNNAQNSSEDALKHCEILENQPVPSDNGESQVEVNEGNPLSLNTKRIVYIKPKTNQLVATSNSCDVSVSTDDNGQTAFSDGYYKRRKNQLVRTTFESHTNQTAVVPNGMANSDGQGTSNALCNTRFSKKRLHKAVRSSCKRSRASLVWTLCSKNSSEHDRNSRHNQKVLPQLFRWKRATFASSFNSSSVSAISKKLLQLRKRDTVYTRSKHGFSLWKSRVLGVGGCSLKWSKSIEKNSKQANEEATLAVAAVERKKREQKNAVCISSQSKSRKHSFHESSSYHSADNSVFVLLKIYASCINYLSVTLTLKVVVECAGERIFRIGSVRYRMDPSRRTLQRISVDESQSSGSTSSGLASKSAYIPRRLVIGNDEYVRIGNGNQLIRDPKKRTRKLANEKVRWSLHTARQRLARKQKYCQFFTRFGKCKKDGGKCPYIHDPSKIAVCTKFLNGLCSTPNCKLTHQVIPERMPDCSYFLQGLCSNSNCPYRHVNVNPNASICEGFLRGYCADGNECRKKHSYVCPTFEATGSCTEGSKCKLHHPKKQSKGKKRKRSGDQNKTRGRYFGSIPAADVSESGMMVAPNRHKQSSEIEEELSDYISLDVMSEEVADTDDLSFDPAELCENDSLDDLDELIKPVLLLKTKFTSQSPDSYLPRKWWRLRSFVNEVI